From Salinirubrum litoreum, one genomic window encodes:
- a CDS encoding type B DNA-directed DNA polymerase — translation MYTVDFPDDGLAREWHLTETGVESRTRAYHPRWYVTPASDLDGSFADLRGWLTGHPAVVDTSTERWRTGYRESEREVLRIDTRTPDAVDRLARQVAQQGRPGQYRCFDVDFDPQFRYCLETGTDPTPDRAPTTLELSAPRRVTTGDDPLDETTVADETLTGTPADVARRVASRVHEADPDVLVCSSAELLPTLFAASDRPLSAYELGRRPGYEQVASASTYESYGQVGHSPARYTLPGRAIVDRRNTFLLHETNLAGCLDLVARSGRPLQELAWASIGTVLTAIQIREAHDRGVLTPWRSWRPELFKSARTLHDADRGGFTFAPAVGVHEDVHELDFASLYPNIIRTRNISPETIRCGCHDRDDVPGLGYAICDDPGVLPDVLAPIIDDREAIKADLRETDDPETRERLEGRSAALKWILVSCFGYQGFANAKYGRIECHEAINAYARELILTAKDRFEAHGWRVLHGIVDSLWITAMPDREQTDLETVAAEISDRADVRLDYEGRFDWCAFVPQRESEAGALTKYFGRRADADPEAAGLDAYKLRGIEARQRSTPDWVVDVQTDLLRVFDRTRSPAAVCDRLRRRLGELERGDVPTDDLVIDQRVSKPPEAYTHRTRTVAALERAAAAWNLQPGQYVEYVVVNDEARGQARVALPGAADRYDAAFYTELAVRATSSILAPLGWGRDDVRAALAETTQVSVESYGCGSSDPSASTR, via the coding sequence ATGTACACCGTCGACTTCCCCGACGATGGCCTCGCCCGCGAGTGGCACCTGACCGAGACGGGTGTGGAGTCCCGGACGCGGGCGTATCATCCACGGTGGTACGTCACGCCGGCCTCGGATCTCGACGGTTCCTTCGCCGACCTTCGGGGGTGGCTCACCGGCCATCCCGCGGTCGTCGACACCTCGACGGAACGCTGGCGGACGGGCTACCGCGAGAGCGAACGGGAGGTCCTCCGGATCGACACGCGGACACCCGACGCGGTCGACCGACTGGCTCGACAGGTCGCCCAGCAGGGTCGGCCCGGCCAGTATCGGTGTTTCGACGTGGACTTCGACCCGCAGTTCCGCTACTGTCTGGAGACGGGCACCGATCCGACGCCGGATCGAGCGCCGACGACGCTCGAACTGTCCGCGCCACGGCGGGTGACGACCGGGGACGACCCCCTCGACGAGACGACGGTCGCCGACGAGACGCTCACCGGCACGCCCGCCGACGTCGCCCGACGGGTGGCGAGTCGTGTCCACGAGGCCGACCCGGACGTGCTGGTCTGCTCGTCGGCCGAACTGCTCCCCACGCTGTTCGCCGCGAGCGACAGGCCGCTGAGCGCGTACGAACTGGGCCGGCGACCGGGCTACGAACAGGTGGCGAGTGCCTCGACGTACGAGAGCTACGGGCAGGTGGGGCACTCGCCGGCGCGCTACACGCTCCCCGGGCGAGCGATCGTCGACCGACGCAACACGTTCCTGCTCCACGAGACGAACCTCGCGGGTTGTCTCGACCTCGTCGCACGCTCGGGCCGCCCACTGCAAGAACTCGCGTGGGCCTCCATCGGCACCGTCCTGACGGCGATCCAGATCCGCGAGGCACACGACAGGGGCGTCCTCACGCCGTGGCGGTCGTGGCGACCGGAACTGTTCAAGTCGGCGCGGACGCTCCACGACGCGGATCGCGGCGGGTTCACGTTCGCCCCCGCAGTCGGGGTCCACGAGGACGTCCACGAACTCGACTTCGCGTCGCTGTACCCGAACATCATCCGGACGCGCAACATCTCACCCGAGACGATCCGGTGTGGGTGTCACGACCGCGACGACGTCCCCGGTCTCGGCTACGCGATCTGTGACGACCCCGGGGTGCTCCCGGACGTGCTCGCCCCGATCATCGACGACCGCGAAGCCATCAAGGCCGACCTCCGCGAGACCGACGACCCCGAGACGCGCGAGCGACTCGAGGGCCGCTCGGCGGCGCTGAAGTGGATCCTCGTCTCGTGTTTCGGCTATCAGGGCTTCGCGAACGCGAAGTACGGCCGGATCGAGTGTCACGAGGCGATCAACGCCTACGCGAGAGAACTGATCCTCACCGCGAAAGACCGCTTCGAGGCACACGGCTGGCGTGTCCTCCACGGTATCGTCGACAGCCTCTGGATCACGGCGATGCCCGATCGCGAGCAGACCGACCTGGAGACGGTCGCCGCCGAAATCAGCGACCGTGCCGACGTCCGCCTCGACTACGAGGGACGGTTCGACTGGTGTGCGTTCGTCCCCCAGCGTGAGAGCGAGGCGGGGGCGCTGACGAAGTACTTCGGCCGGCGGGCGGACGCCGACCCCGAGGCGGCGGGACTGGACGCCTACAAGCTACGAGGGATCGAGGCACGCCAGCGCTCGACGCCCGACTGGGTCGTCGACGTCCAGACCGACCTGCTCCGAGTGTTCGATCGGACACGCTCGCCAGCGGCGGTGTGTGACCGGCTTCGGCGGCGACTCGGAGAACTCGAACGCGGCGACGTGCCGACCGACGACTTGGTGATCGACCAGCGCGTCTCGAAGCCGCCCGAGGCGTACACCCACCGGACGCGGACGGTCGCCGCGCTCGAACGGGCGGCGGCGGCGTGGAACCTCCAGCCCGGCCAGTACGTCGAGTACGTCGTGGTGAACGACGAGGCACGCGGGCAGGCGCGGGTCGCTCTCCCCGGGGCGGCCGACCGCTACGACGCGGCGTTCTACACCGAGCTGGCGGTTCGGGCGACGAGTTCGATACTCGCACCGCTCGGGTGGGGACGCGACGACGTTCGGGCCGCCCTCGCGGAGACCACACAGGTCTCGGTCGAGAGCTACGGGTGCGGCTCCTCCGACCCGTCTGCGTCCACCCGGTGA
- a CDS encoding helix-turn-helix domain-containing protein, producing MSTILRIKFQTVPSGIIAGLESTIPEVREISYENIFYASDGDWIESLTVTSRTSFDPASVVESLSRVELFHHQRTGVDSTDGTTHRLTIVAHEPYPFLLGVILRGRALPNRLELRDGVLTGVVTVKEWADFRALADTIEEQFGRFELLSVNQADTIGAPLGSGQLNRVLRDELTEEQLTVLRTAHRLGYFDVPRGASADDIASELDIAQSTLSERLRLAEGRLFDLMFSAGSGSSADDGEE from the coding sequence GTGTCAACGATCCTCCGAATCAAGTTCCAAACCGTGCCGTCCGGGATCATCGCCGGTCTCGAGTCCACCATCCCGGAAGTGAGAGAGATCAGCTACGAGAACATCTTCTACGCGAGTGACGGAGACTGGATCGAGTCGCTCACGGTCACTTCGCGAACGTCGTTCGATCCGGCGTCGGTGGTCGAGTCACTCTCGCGCGTAGAACTGTTCCATCACCAGAGAACGGGAGTCGACTCCACCGACGGGACGACCCACCGTCTCACGATCGTCGCACACGAACCGTACCCGTTCCTGCTGGGGGTGATCCTGCGGGGGAGAGCGCTCCCGAACCGACTCGAACTCCGTGACGGGGTGCTGACTGGGGTGGTCACGGTCAAGGAGTGGGCCGACTTCCGGGCCCTCGCAGACACCATCGAAGAACAGTTCGGTCGGTTCGAACTGCTGAGCGTGAATCAGGCCGACACGATCGGTGCGCCGCTGGGGTCCGGGCAACTCAACCGGGTGCTCCGTGACGAACTCACCGAAGAACAACTGACGGTCCTCCGGACTGCACACCGACTCGGGTACTTCGACGTCCCACGAGGTGCCTCTGCGGACGACATCGCATCTGAACTCGACATCGCACAGTCCACGCTGAGCGAGCGACTCCGACTCGCCGAAGGCCGACTGTTCGACCTGATGTTCTCTGCGGGGAGCGGCAGTTCTGCCGACGACGGCGAGGAGTGA
- a CDS encoding ABC transporter substrate-binding protein, giving the protein MSDDNTVEIETGKSSRRNFLRIAGVAGAAGLAGCGGNNGGGGGTGGGGGGGDDGGGGGGGGGGGGGGRSIETRFWEEWPVETKGVDVNDEAIQFEYTAVEGQAVPEVDTHFAQAETPWMREFALLVQQSLNDLGVPVNLINVQPSTRYGEFWRADIGHPVPITMNLHGPDPQRGLDPNPFLMRAHPETGGNYYNYKNDEITELLDEQASTIGDVEARAEICQEVQRKLSEDAYLIAANFPEVITVANTADWEGYVPTPGNGTTRDSFIWTQVNLQPRGDSTTWVKGVTAGMQGTNLPFSSGGQEEKRLLNVYDGLFDASPELEIVPALATNADVVDDTTVEMDLREGVEWHDGESFGPDDVKFSVELYKQNNAPQQGAFVRTIDGVEILSESGGGRVRFTLTEPDAAFLTQRVARSAIIPKHRWEDVDSPAEYNPDNPVGTGPFSFVNWEQGSELRLEKHENNWMWDDEIREELLGEYFVPGDGIDEMVHANVGNVSTLIGAMQSGDIDAIGTTVSNQQADRAANASGVEKQTARNYVPTDVHLSHLVPLFRDKTFRVALSHAFDKEGFVENTLGGRGEAIQGQNLLTPLLTPFYGETEPYAYDVDQARQMLQQAGYTYNGDDMLVWPEGDAWSAFEARVEDGHATRSELDQSDFS; this is encoded by the coding sequence ATGTCGGATGACAACACGGTCGAGATCGAGACAGGGAAGAGTTCACGGAGGAACTTCCTCCGCATCGCGGGCGTCGCGGGGGCCGCCGGGCTTGCAGGCTGTGGTGGCAACAACGGCGGCGGTGGCGGCACCGGTGGCGGCGGTGGTGGCGGTGACGACGGTGGGGGTGGCGGCGGCGGTGGTGGTGGCGGCGGCGGCGGCCGGTCGATCGAGACGCGGTTCTGGGAAGAGTGGCCGGTCGAGACGAAAGGCGTCGACGTCAACGACGAGGCGATCCAGTTCGAGTACACCGCCGTCGAGGGCCAAGCAGTGCCCGAGGTCGACACCCACTTCGCGCAGGCAGAGACCCCGTGGATGCGGGAGTTCGCCCTACTCGTTCAGCAGTCACTGAACGACCTCGGCGTCCCGGTCAACCTCATCAACGTCCAGCCGAGCACGAGATACGGTGAGTTCTGGCGGGCCGACATCGGCCACCCGGTGCCGATCACGATGAACCTGCACGGGCCGGACCCCCAGCGCGGACTCGACCCCAACCCGTTCCTCATGCGTGCACACCCGGAGACTGGTGGGAACTACTACAACTACAAGAACGACGAGATCACCGAACTGCTGGACGAACAGGCGAGCACCATCGGTGACGTGGAGGCTCGCGCAGAGATCTGCCAAGAGGTCCAGCGCAAACTCAGTGAGGACGCCTACCTCATCGCAGCCAACTTCCCCGAAGTCATCACGGTGGCAAACACCGCAGACTGGGAGGGATACGTCCCGACTCCCGGGAACGGGACGACGCGAGACTCGTTCATCTGGACGCAGGTGAACCTCCAACCCCGTGGCGACTCGACGACGTGGGTCAAAGGTGTCACGGCGGGGATGCAGGGGACGAACCTCCCGTTCTCCAGCGGTGGCCAGGAAGAGAAGCGACTCCTGAACGTCTACGACGGGCTGTTCGACGCCTCGCCGGAACTCGAGATCGTCCCGGCGCTGGCGACGAACGCAGACGTCGTCGACGACACGACGGTCGAGATGGACCTCCGCGAGGGCGTCGAGTGGCACGACGGCGAGTCGTTCGGTCCCGACGACGTGAAGTTCAGCGTCGAACTGTACAAGCAGAACAACGCGCCACAGCAGGGGGCGTTCGTCCGGACCATCGACGGCGTCGAGATTCTCTCGGAGTCCGGCGGCGGGCGCGTTAGGTTCACGTTAACAGAGCCTGACGCGGCGTTCCTCACCCAGCGGGTGGCCCGCAGTGCCATCATCCCGAAGCATCGCTGGGAGGACGTGGACAGCCCCGCAGAGTACAACCCCGACAACCCGGTCGGGACCGGCCCGTTCTCGTTCGTCAACTGGGAGCAGGGCTCGGAGCTCAGACTCGAGAAACACGAGAACAACTGGATGTGGGACGACGAGATCCGCGAGGAACTCCTCGGGGAGTACTTCGTCCCCGGCGACGGCATCGACGAGATGGTCCACGCCAACGTCGGCAACGTCTCGACGCTCATCGGCGCGATGCAGTCGGGCGACATCGACGCCATCGGGACGACCGTCTCGAACCAGCAGGCGGACCGTGCGGCCAACGCGAGCGGCGTCGAGAAACAGACCGCACGCAACTACGTCCCCACGGACGTCCACCTGAGCCATCTCGTCCCGCTGTTCCGCGACAAGACGTTCCGCGTCGCGTTGAGCCACGCCTTCGACAAGGAGGGCTTCGTCGAGAACACCCTCGGCGGTCGGGGTGAGGCGATCCAGGGACAGAACCTGCTCACGCCACTGCTGACGCCGTTCTACGGCGAGACGGAGCCGTACGCGTACGACGTCGACCAAGCACGCCAGATGCTCCAGCAGGCGGGCTACACGTACAACGGCGACGACATGCTGGTGTGGCCGGAGGGCGACGCCTGGAGCGCCTTCGAGGCACGTGTGGAGGACGGACACGCGACTCGCTCGGAACTCGACCAATCAGACTTCTCGTAA
- a CDS encoding ABC transporter permease, producing the protein MSFRRFLIKRTLIAAVLTLIAVSVIFVTLRMLPADPFSGLVASGALTPEQVERVRAMYGLDEPIYVQYFKYIQNLFTFQFGISLTQQRPVGEIIIPALINTLVLLLPALVVTAILSSLAGMYAGWNRGSWFEQSSIVVTTVFRAVPIFVTGIFLLIIFSYGLGWLPAFGMRSPLANPDGYLETYLSVDFLKHYILPFSATVLFYSGDFLMLARNSVVERKGSEFLMLHRAKGLSDMEQLGRAGRNSLLPLVTYFALRTGMLFQGVITLEVVFAWPGIGRALVQSILNQDYPTVQAAVFIMALAVIVMNLTADVAYAKLDPTVEAGDV; encoded by the coding sequence ATGAGCTTTCGACGCTTCCTGATAAAACGGACCCTGATCGCGGCGGTACTGACGCTGATCGCCGTCAGCGTCATCTTCGTCACGCTCCGGATGTTACCCGCCGATCCGTTCAGCGGCCTCGTCGCGTCCGGGGCGCTCACACCCGAACAGGTCGAGCGCGTCCGGGCGATGTACGGGCTGGACGAACCGATCTACGTCCAGTACTTCAAGTACATCCAGAACCTGTTCACCTTCCAGTTCGGCATCTCGCTCACCCAGCAACGGCCGGTCGGCGAGATCATCATCCCGGCGCTGATCAACACGCTCGTCCTGCTGTTGCCCGCACTCGTCGTGACTGCGATCCTCAGTTCGCTGGCCGGGATGTACGCCGGGTGGAACCGCGGGTCGTGGTTCGAGCAGTCGAGCATCGTCGTGACCACGGTCTTCCGTGCGGTCCCCATCTTCGTGACGGGCATCTTCCTGCTCATCATCTTCTCGTACGGGTTGGGCTGGCTCCCGGCGTTCGGGATGCGCAGTCCGCTCGCGAACCCGGACGGCTACCTGGAGACGTACCTCTCGGTGGACTTCCTGAAACACTACATCCTCCCGTTCAGCGCGACGGTGTTGTTCTACAGCGGCGACTTCCTGATGCTCGCCCGCAACTCCGTCGTCGAACGGAAGGGGTCGGAGTTCCTCATGCTCCACCGTGCGAAGGGGCTGTCGGACATGGAGCAACTCGGTCGGGCCGGGCGGAACTCGTTGCTGCCGCTCGTGACCTACTTCGCGCTCCGGACCGGCATGCTGTTTCAGGGCGTCATCACGCTGGAGGTCGTCTTCGCGTGGCCGGGTATCGGTCGCGCACTCGTCCAGTCGATCCTGAACCAGGACTACCCGACGGTCCAGGCGGCCGTGTTCATCATGGCGCTGGCGGTCATCGTGATGAACCTCACCGCCGACGTGGCCTACGCGAAACTGGACCCGACCGTGGAGGCAGGTGACGTCTGA
- a CDS encoding ABC transporter permease: MSGYSLDADTAKERLRSEFGRARRVLGHVLEDNAAKVGVAIIVTFGFLGLFGPYIAPYHPIEDTLRQGGSMMRLQDPGGKALLGTTSFGKDVLSQFLAGARPTLIVGLFGGVGTGVLGFLVGLTSGYFGGTVDEFLMRLTDLTFALPFLPMALVILSFVTPSVWLITTVLVVFLWKMPARVIRSEVMTVKERTFVKSARARGAGHLRTMFLHVAPNVLGIGFLYTAYAVGWSIVAGASLAFLGFGDPTTTSWGRMLQQVFRSGAIRVAWWWVLPPALGIGAVTTAVFLVGRAFEEIVNPDLQTEQE, from the coding sequence ATGTCGGGGTACTCACTCGACGCCGACACCGCGAAAGAGCGGCTCCGCTCTGAGTTCGGTCGGGCCAGACGGGTCCTCGGTCACGTCCTGGAGGACAACGCGGCGAAGGTCGGTGTCGCGATCATCGTCACGTTCGGCTTCCTCGGGCTCTTCGGACCGTACATCGCCCCGTACCACCCCATCGAGGACACGCTCCGACAGGGCGGCTCGATGATGCGCCTGCAGGACCCCGGCGGGAAGGCCCTGCTCGGGACGACCTCGTTCGGGAAGGACGTGCTCAGCCAGTTCCTCGCCGGCGCACGGCCGACGCTCATCGTCGGTCTGTTCGGCGGCGTCGGGACGGGCGTCCTGGGCTTCCTCGTCGGACTCACGAGCGGCTACTTCGGCGGGACCGTCGACGAGTTCCTGATGCGACTGACCGACCTGACGTTCGCGCTCCCGTTCTTACCGATGGCGCTGGTGATCCTCTCGTTCGTGACGCCGAGCGTCTGGCTGATCACCACCGTACTGGTCGTCTTCCTCTGGAAGATGCCGGCGCGGGTCATCCGCTCTGAGGTGATGACGGTCAAGGAACGGACGTTCGTGAAGTCCGCCCGAGCACGGGGTGCAGGCCACCTCCGGACGATGTTCCTGCACGTCGCGCCGAACGTGCTCGGGATCGGCTTCCTCTACACCGCCTACGCCGTCGGGTGGTCTATCGTCGCCGGGGCCTCACTCGCCTTCCTCGGCTTCGGCGACCCGACGACCACCTCCTGGGGTCGGATGCTCCAGCAGGTGTTCCGCTCGGGCGCGATCCGCGTCGCGTGGTGGTGGGTCCTGCCGCCCGCACTCGGTATCGGTGCCGTCACGACGGCCGTCTTCCTGGTCGGACGGGCGTTCGAGGAGATAGTCAACCCAGACCTACAGACGGAGCAAGAATGA
- a CDS encoding ABC transporter ATP-binding protein → MSLLEVDDVKITYRLPHSQVHAVNNVSFSIDEGDNYGLVGESGCGKSTLAKSVLGLLDSNGEIQSGSIRFNGRELTDLSERDWQSVRWEEISYIPQSAMDSLDPVMSVGAQIRQAIRKHRDVSKRTANERVDEVFEMVGLDPARTGDYPHQFSGGMRQRVTIAMALALDPDLIIADEPTTGLDVIVQDKIIDKLMEIQAETGSSLLLITHDVGVVAESCEEVSVLYGGKVMEQGETNQVFRAPTNPYSMGLKNAFPEVDEFDEQAISIPGSLPSLMHEPDGCVFRNRCPFATEECEQGHPPLVETDGQSSACYYTDRADEMRDAAADPETWGIEARDERDRSGETGDVILETQGLEKWFKQSQGILDDLRGREPNYVKAVNDVDLTVHEGEIVGVAGESGCGKSTLAEVIAALQERTGGEIFVDDTPVDELLDRSTKEFRSRVQFIFQDPFDSLNPRQRVRAAVSEPLKIQGLDSETIDRRVRQTVADVGLEPVEKYLDKLPAQLSGGERQRVAIAQALVLEPQLLICDEPASMLDVSLKANILNILREMADEREIGIVYISHDLASLTQIADRLAVMYLGRIAELGDTEDVVSTPKHPYTASLLAASPKTDPDVDRQRVLLPGEPPDPVDLPNGCNFAPRCPKAGPECREEEPERGAFADDDHEAACYFPVEDIETELLERYAEEHEEDVSEAIGDEVTL, encoded by the coding sequence ATGAGTCTACTCGAAGTCGACGACGTGAAGATCACGTATCGGTTGCCACACAGTCAAGTCCACGCCGTCAACAACGTCTCCTTCTCGATCGACGAGGGAGACAACTACGGACTCGTCGGCGAGTCAGGCTGTGGCAAGTCGACGCTCGCCAAGTCGGTTCTCGGGCTCCTCGACAGCAACGGCGAGATCCAGTCGGGGAGCATCCGGTTCAACGGCCGTGAACTCACCGACCTCTCCGAGCGTGACTGGCAGTCTGTCCGCTGGGAGGAGATATCGTACATCCCACAGAGTGCGATGGACTCGCTCGACCCGGTGATGTCCGTCGGTGCGCAGATCCGACAGGCGATCCGCAAACACCGGGACGTCTCGAAACGAACGGCGAACGAGCGCGTCGACGAGGTGTTCGAGATGGTCGGGCTCGATCCGGCACGAACCGGCGACTACCCGCACCAGTTCTCTGGCGGCATGCGCCAGCGCGTCACGATCGCGATGGCGCTCGCGTTAGACCCCGATCTCATCATCGCCGACGAACCGACGACGGGGCTGGACGTGATCGTCCAGGACAAGATCATCGACAAGCTGATGGAGATTCAAGCGGAGACGGGGAGTTCGCTCCTGTTGATCACCCACGACGTGGGCGTCGTCGCGGAGAGCTGTGAGGAGGTGTCGGTCCTGTACGGCGGGAAGGTGATGGAGCAGGGCGAGACGAATCAGGTGTTCAGAGCGCCGACGAACCCCTACTCGATGGGGCTGAAGAACGCGTTCCCGGAGGTCGACGAGTTCGACGAGCAGGCCATCTCGATTCCGGGATCGCTCCCGAGCCTCATGCACGAACCGGACGGCTGTGTGTTCCGTAACCGCTGTCCGTTCGCGACAGAGGAGTGCGAGCAGGGACACCCACCACTCGTCGAGACAGACGGCCAATCATCGGCCTGTTACTACACCGACCGGGCCGACGAGATGCGAGACGCCGCGGCCGACCCCGAGACCTGGGGGATCGAAGCCCGCGACGAACGTGACCGGTCGGGTGAGACTGGCGACGTCATCCTCGAGACGCAAGGCCTGGAGAAGTGGTTCAAGCAGTCACAGGGGATTCTGGACGACCTTCGCGGCCGCGAGCCGAACTACGTCAAGGCCGTCAACGACGTCGATCTCACCGTCCACGAGGGCGAGATCGTCGGCGTCGCCGGCGAGTCGGGGTGTGGGAAGTCGACACTCGCGGAGGTGATCGCCGCCCTGCAAGAACGGACGGGCGGGGAGATCTTCGTCGACGACACACCGGTCGACGAGTTGCTCGACCGCAGTACCAAAGAGTTCCGCTCGCGGGTGCAGTTCATCTTCCAGGACCCGTTCGACTCGCTCAACCCCCGTCAGCGGGTTCGAGCGGCCGTCTCCGAGCCACTGAAGATTCAGGGACTCGACAGCGAGACGATCGACCGCCGCGTCCGGCAGACCGTCGCGGACGTCGGTCTCGAACCGGTCGAGAAGTACCTCGACAAGCTTCCGGCTCAGCTCTCGGGGGGAGAACGACAGCGTGTCGCCATCGCGCAGGCGCTCGTCCTCGAACCACAGCTACTCATCTGTGACGAACCGGCGTCGATGCTCGACGTCTCGCTGAAGGCCAACATCCTCAACATCCTGCGGGAGATGGCCGACGAGCGCGAGATCGGCATCGTCTACATCTCCCACGACCTCGCGAGCCTCACCCAGATCGCCGACCGTCTCGCGGTGATGTACCTCGGGCGGATCGCCGAACTCGGTGACACCGAGGACGTGGTCAGCACCCCGAAGCATCCCTACACCGCGTCGTTACTGGCGGCCTCACCGAAGACCGACCCGGACGTGGACCGCCAGCGAGTCCTGCTCCCCGGCGAGCCACCGGACCCGGTCGACCTGCCGAACGGGTGTAACTTCGCCCCCCGGTGTCCGAAGGCGGGGCCGGAGTGTCGCGAGGAGGAGCCCGAGCGTGGTGCCTTCGCGGACGACGACCACGAGGCTGCCTGCTACTTCCCCGTCGAAGACATCGAGACCGAACTGCTGGAACGGTACGCAGAGGAACACGAAGAAGACGTCTCGGAGGCCATCGGCGACGAGGTGACCCTGTAG